A region of Clostridium acetobutylicum ATCC 824 DNA encodes the following proteins:
- a CDS encoding LacI family DNA-binding transcriptional regulator, whose product MVSIKDIARYCGVSAMTVSRALNNSDDIAEATKEKILKVCEELKYKPNSAAKSLITKKTNMIGLIIPDIANQYYANISKGVSSYIEKHGYGLILCNSNRKKPNEVKYLDFLSEGRVDGIIILPVKPRKEDYEDISRQIPMVMADNFAKGLEVNFVGIDNYAGAIKIITHMVNQGYKKIGVILGDKDSTASSERLNGYKKVLEDKGISYNEDIVIHSNSTFEDGFNIASILIEKGVDSIFAINDTVAMGVIKYCYEKGIKLPEELGLAGYDNIEQAAMLTIPLTTVDQDNKKIGTIAAKMLVDAIKGNAKKTEKIILEPTLVIRKSCGE is encoded by the coding sequence ATGGTTAGTATTAAAGATATAGCAAGGTATTGTGGAGTTTCGGCTATGACAGTGTCTAGAGCACTTAACAATAGTGATGATATAGCAGAAGCTACAAAAGAAAAAATTTTAAAGGTATGTGAAGAATTAAAGTATAAGCCTAATTCAGCAGCTAAAAGCTTAATAACTAAGAAAACAAATATGATTGGACTTATTATACCAGATATTGCAAATCAATATTACGCAAATATCAGCAAAGGTGTAAGTTCGTACATAGAAAAGCACGGTTATGGTTTAATATTATGTAACAGTAATAGAAAAAAGCCAAATGAGGTTAAGTATTTGGATTTTTTAAGTGAGGGCAGAGTGGATGGGATAATTATTCTTCCAGTAAAGCCGAGAAAAGAAGATTATGAAGATATATCAAGGCAAATTCCAATGGTTATGGCAGATAACTTTGCTAAGGGGCTAGAGGTTAATTTTGTAGGTATTGATAACTACGCTGGAGCTATTAAAATTATAACGCACATGGTTAATCAAGGGTATAAAAAGATAGGAGTAATACTGGGAGATAAAGATTCTACTGCTTCTAGTGAAAGACTTAACGGCTATAAAAAAGTACTTGAGGATAAAGGTATATCATATAACGAGGATATAGTTATACACAGTAATTCAACCTTTGAAGATGGTTTCAATATAGCAAGCATACTTATAGAAAAAGGTGTGGATAGTATTTTTGCAATAAATGATACTGTAGCCATGGGAGTTATAAAATATTGCTATGAGAAGGGAATAAAGCTTCCAGAGGAACTTGGACTTGCAGGATACGACAATATAGAGCAGGCAGCTATGCTAACAATTCCACTTACAACTGTAGATCAAGATAATAAAAAGATTGGCACAATAGCGGCTAAAATGCTTGTAGATGCTATTAAGGGAAATGCAAAGAAAACTGAAAAGATTATATTAGAACCGACTCTTGTTATAAGAAAATCATGTGGTGAATGA
- the kduD gene encoding 2-dehydro-3-deoxy-D-gluconate 5-dehydrogenase KduD, with protein sequence MNFSIQDFSMDFFSLKGKVAIVTGGNTGLGQGYALALAKAGADLFIVTHGTNWDETRKLIEDEGRKVEFYKADLSKKESIPGIFDKCMELYGRLDILVNNAGTIRRAPITEYRDEDWEYIINTNLNSIYHLSQRAAKIMIKQGSGKIINIASMLSFQGGKFVPPYTASKHGVAGLTKAFANELADKNIQINAIAPGYIVTKNTEAIRNDESRNNEILSRIPAGKWGYPFDVMGTVVFLASRASDYINGHILAVDGGWLVR encoded by the coding sequence ATGAACTTTTCTATACAGGATTTTTCAATGGACTTTTTTTCATTAAAAGGAAAGGTTGCAATAGTTACAGGTGGAAATACAGGTCTCGGACAAGGATACGCACTTGCACTTGCTAAGGCAGGCGCTGATTTATTTATAGTTACTCATGGTACTAACTGGGATGAAACCAGAAAACTCATAGAAGACGAAGGAAGAAAAGTTGAGTTTTATAAGGCGGATTTATCTAAAAAAGAAAGTATACCAGGAATATTTGACAAATGCATGGAGCTTTACGGAAGATTAGATATACTTGTCAATAATGCAGGAACCATAAGAAGAGCCCCTATTACAGAATATAGAGATGAAGATTGGGAATATATAATAAATACGAATTTGAATTCTATTTATCATTTGAGTCAGAGAGCAGCAAAGATTATGATAAAACAAGGTTCCGGTAAGATTATAAATATTGCATCTATGCTTTCTTTTCAAGGTGGTAAGTTTGTACCTCCATATACAGCCTCAAAGCATGGAGTTGCTGGTTTGACTAAAGCATTTGCAAATGAATTAGCTGACAAAAACATTCAAATAAATGCAATAGCTCCAGGTTATATTGTTACTAAAAATACTGAAGCTATAAGAAATGATGAGTCAAGAAATAATGAAATATTATCAAGGATACCAGCAGGGAAATGGGGATATCCATTTGATGTAATGGGAACGGTAGTATTTTTAGCTTCAAGGGCTTCGGACTATATTAATGGCCATATTTTAGCAGTAGATGGTGGATGGCTAGTTAGATAA
- a CDS encoding hemerythrin domain-containing protein, whose product MYIDNLKRQHTEIYSSIKMLKGFIDKKMSEEDYAEMAKTVSVLAGILKVHLQSEDKFLYPELLKNKDEAISNMAKEYIDDMGNIGKKFEEYKNKYNTKIKVCDNVLSLKKDTEEVLNLLVNRLNKEDKALYPLIN is encoded by the coding sequence ATGTATATTGATAATCTTAAAAGACAACATACAGAGATATATAGCAGCATAAAGATGCTGAAGGGATTTATAGATAAAAAAATGAGTGAAGAGGACTACGCAGAAATGGCTAAAACAGTTAGTGTATTAGCTGGGATTTTAAAAGTTCATCTTCAGTCAGAGGACAAATTCCTGTATCCAGAGTTATTGAAAAACAAGGATGAGGCTATAAGTAATATGGCAAAAGAATATATAGATGATATGGGCAATATCGGCAAGAAATTTGAGGAATATAAAAATAAGTATAATACTAAAATTAAGGTATGTGACAATGTTTTAAGTTTAAAGAAAGATACTGAGGAAGTTTTAAACTTACTTGTAAATAGGCTCAATAAGGAAGATAAAGCTCTGTATCCTTTGATAAATTAA
- a CDS encoding endonuclease V produces MKTVNVHGFEASSKEEFQVIQSSLVKRIKLISDFKEEDIKLCAGVDLAYWTKGEKQYGVCCIIVIDYNTGEIIEKAYDYGEIEVPYMPGFLAFRELPLVIKTVKKLKNEPDIFMFDGNGYLHYNHMGIATHASFFLNKPTIGVAKSYLKVAGVDFEMPESFEGAFKDIVINEEVYGRVLRTKKDVKPIFVSCGNYIDLETCTKICSKLINNDSRLPITVRLADLETHKRRSELS; encoded by the coding sequence ATGAAAACAGTAAATGTTCATGGGTTTGAGGCAAGCTCAAAGGAAGAATTTCAAGTAATTCAAAGCAGTTTAGTGAAGAGAATTAAATTAATAAGTGATTTTAAAGAAGAGGATATAAAACTTTGTGCAGGTGTGGATTTAGCATATTGGACAAAAGGTGAGAAACAGTATGGTGTATGCTGCATCATTGTGATCGATTATAATACAGGTGAGATAATAGAAAAGGCCTATGATTATGGGGAGATAGAAGTGCCATATATGCCGGGATTTTTAGCCTTTAGGGAGCTTCCACTAGTTATCAAAACCGTTAAAAAGCTAAAGAATGAGCCAGATATATTTATGTTTGATGGAAATGGATACTTACATTATAATCATATGGGAATAGCTACACACGCATCATTTTTCTTAAATAAACCTACAATAGGAGTTGCTAAAAGTTATTTAAAAGTAGCAGGAGTAGACTTCGAAATGCCTGAAAGTTTTGAGGGTGCCTTTAAAGATATTGTAATAAATGAAGAGGTATATGGAAGAGTATTAAGAACTAAAAAAGATGTTAAGCCTATATTTGTATCCTGCGGAAATTACATAGACTTAGAAACATGCACGAAAATATGCAGTAAGCTTATAAATAATGATAGTAGATTGCCAATTACAGTTAGATTAGCGGATTTAGAAACGCATAAAAGAAGAAGTGAACTATCCTAA
- a CDS encoding MBL fold metallo-hydrolase gives MFDFIGNGSAFNTERGNNSAFIKKNSSMILVDCGGTVFHRIKQLNLLQDIKNLYIIITHTHPDHIGSLGDLIFYCYYILKFKPTIIYPNKDIITDFFNIIGVGDEMYELVSDNKVNLTAPEFGDLNIEFIPASHVGVIPAYGFLIGMSDNLVYYSGDGNKLPEKNYK, from the coding sequence ATGTTTGATTTTATTGGAAATGGAAGTGCTTTTAATACAGAGAGAGGTAACAATAGTGCATTTATAAAGAAAAATAGCAGTATGATACTTGTAGATTGTGGAGGTACAGTTTTTCACAGAATAAAGCAGCTTAATTTACTTCAGGATATTAAAAATTTATATATTATAATAACACATACACATCCGGATCACATTGGAAGTCTCGGGGACTTGATATTCTATTGTTACTATATATTGAAGTTTAAACCAACTATTATTTATCCCAATAAAGATATTATTACAGACTTTTTTAATATTATAGGAGTTGGAGATGAAATGTATGAGCTTGTTAGTGATAATAAGGTTAATTTAACAGCTCCGGAGTTTGGAGATTTAAATATAGAATTTATACCTGCATCTCATGTAGGAGTAATACCAGCATATGGTTTTTTAATTGGAATGTCTGATAACTTAGTTTATTACAGTGGAGATGGTAACAAATTACCAGAAAAAAATTATAAATAA
- a CDS encoding phosphoglycerate dehydrogenase: MKTKALFTFHFSEDEIKNLEELGFEIILRREKDLKYTKELEDVEFMFTYNPFKHFDIAKLKKLKWIQLESDGFEQIPKEYTKNNGIIVTNNKNGYSVPISEWIVWSILSTYKEANIFFQNKQDKKWKLRTSLREIFGETVGILGTGHIAIETAKRLQAFGVNVLGLNTTGRKVEYFNECYAKDRVEEMIKECDVVVSLLPITDETHHFINERIFLLMKNGVVFVNASRGKVVEEEKLIKFLKNGKIRAAALDVVEEEPLSKDSPLWQMNNVIITPHNSWISQNMAKRKYKLVYENMRRYKAGEQLKNIVDLQKGY, encoded by the coding sequence TTGAAAACTAAGGCTTTATTTACTTTTCATTTTTCTGAGGATGAAATAAAAAATCTTGAAGAACTTGGGTTTGAAATAATCTTGAGAAGAGAAAAAGACTTAAAATATACAAAAGAGCTTGAAGATGTAGAGTTTATGTTTACCTATAATCCATTTAAGCATTTCGATATAGCTAAGCTTAAAAAATTAAAGTGGATTCAACTTGAAAGTGATGGTTTTGAACAAATTCCAAAGGAGTATACTAAAAATAACGGAATTATAGTTACTAATAATAAAAATGGCTATAGTGTGCCTATTTCAGAGTGGATAGTTTGGAGCATTTTATCTACCTACAAAGAGGCAAATATTTTCTTTCAGAATAAGCAGGATAAAAAATGGAAGCTTAGAACCTCTCTTAGAGAGATTTTTGGAGAAACTGTAGGAATACTTGGCACTGGACATATAGCTATTGAAACAGCAAAAAGACTTCAAGCTTTTGGGGTTAATGTTTTGGGACTTAATACTACAGGCAGAAAAGTAGAGTATTTCAATGAATGTTATGCTAAGGATAGGGTAGAGGAAATGATTAAAGAGTGTGATGTAGTAGTATCACTTCTACCTATTACAGATGAGACACATCACTTTATTAATGAAAGAATTTTTTTATTGATGAAAAATGGAGTGGTTTTTGTAAATGCATCAAGGGGTAAGGTAGTTGAAGAAGAGAAATTAATAAAGTTTCTTAAGAATGGTAAAATACGTGCTGCAGCTTTGGATGTTGTTGAAGAAGAGCCTTTAAGTAAGGATAGTCCTCTTTGGCAAATGAATAATGTGATTATAACTCCGCACAATTCTTGGATTTCACAAAACATGGCTAAAAGAAAGTATAAGTTAGTTTATGAAAACATGAGAAGATATAAAGCAGGAGAACAGCTTAAAAATATAGTGGATTTACAAAAGGGATATTAG
- a CDS encoding AEC family transporter: protein MYVFEQIVILFLIMGIGYYAAKSKIIDDDTTSHLSNFIVSITLPLMILTSFNVEYSRKTVITIINLLVFSVAAFIISIVIGKIISFKFAMDKRDILMFMSIFSNCGFIGFPVLKVVYGNKGVLYTSIFNLVYNVFIWTIGIVIINDKREKIDYKKILFNHNIIAVIVGVFLMLLSIKIPYVMSSAFNLIGSMTAPLSMIVIGSILAGVDFNDIFKDWSLYYIAILRLIIIPLIIYFALKPFQINKIVIGVIIICEAMPGGTLCPILAKSCNRNFKYASKIVLITTILSMMTIPFMTLFLKI from the coding sequence ATGTATGTTTTTGAGCAAATTGTTATTCTATTTTTAATAATGGGTATTGGATATTATGCTGCAAAGTCAAAAATAATTGATGATGACACTACAAGCCATTTATCAAATTTTATAGTTAGCATAACTCTTCCGTTAATGATATTGACTTCTTTTAACGTTGAGTATTCAAGAAAAACTGTTATTACTATCATAAATCTTCTTGTATTTTCAGTTGCAGCTTTCATTATTTCAATTGTAATAGGAAAAATTATTTCATTTAAATTTGCTATGGATAAGAGAGATATATTGATGTTTATGAGTATATTTTCTAACTGTGGTTTTATAGGATTTCCGGTACTAAAAGTTGTGTATGGAAATAAAGGAGTACTTTATACATCTATATTCAATCTGGTATATAACGTATTTATTTGGACAATTGGAATAGTGATTATAAATGATAAGAGAGAAAAAATTGATTATAAGAAAATATTATTTAATCATAATATAATAGCGGTTATTGTTGGAGTTTTTCTGATGCTCTTATCTATAAAAATACCATACGTTATGAGTTCAGCCTTCAATTTAATAGGGTCTATGACAGCACCGTTATCTATGATAGTAATTGGTTCTATACTAGCAGGTGTAGATTTTAATGATATTTTTAAGGATTGGAGCCTTTATTATATAGCAATTTTAAGATTAATTATAATACCTCTTATAATTTATTTTGCACTTAAACCCTTTCAGATTAATAAAATTGTTATTGGGGTAATTATTATTTGTGAAGCTATGCCAGGAGGAACCCTTTGTCCTATACTTGCAAAAAGTTGCAATAGAAATTTTAAGTATGCGTCAAAGATAGTGCTTATAACAACAATTTTATCAATGATGACTATACCATTTATGACTTTGTTTTTAAAAATATAG
- a CDS encoding M20/M25/M40 family metallo-hydrolase, giving the protein MSRISEEIENLTVELVKVPSVNGTEGEGNIGNKILSYLKEIDYFKEHEEYAFRIPLKNDKLGRGNVFALIRGEKGQSNRTIILHGHMDTVAVDDYGSLKDYAFDPDILQKKLKEIELPEEVREDLDSGDWMFGRGASDMKSGDAVHLVVLKELSKRVKDISGNILFMSNPVEENEHNGIREALDTLEKLKEKYSLEYTLAINNDYICPMYKGDNTRYLYTGTVGKLLPAFYFVGKETHVGQCFEGINADVIASEVINEIDLNVDLCDEYNGEYTLPPSVLKFKDLKESYNVQTPFSSFAYFNYTVHSESPKQASEKLKKAAKRAFERVIKRNDDRYKKYCEMTNQKYEPLNFQAKVITYTQLYTLAKARFSGDLDKEIKSYEQRLVDNYVDIREISLRVVDKVFNIWGEKKPCIVMFFAPPYCPHNTLNVKNEKEKEIINKIKECAQQLKEKEGINEEFKVMQFFPSLSDSSYLKIDDDSEGIESLTSNFPGWDRVYGVPVQKIKDLNIPAINYGCYGKDAHKWTERVYKPYSFEVLPKLIMLTIEKFL; this is encoded by the coding sequence ATGAGTAGAATCAGTGAAGAAATAGAGAATTTAACTGTGGAGCTGGTAAAGGTGCCAAGTGTAAATGGAACAGAGGGAGAGGGCAATATAGGAAATAAAATTTTAAGTTACTTAAAGGAGATTGATTATTTTAAGGAGCATGAGGAGTATGCATTTAGAATACCTCTTAAGAATGACAAGCTTGGAAGAGGTAATGTTTTTGCTTTGATAAGAGGAGAAAAAGGACAATCAAATAGAACTATAATTTTACATGGACACATGGATACTGTTGCAGTAGATGATTATGGTTCATTAAAGGACTATGCTTTTGATCCAGATATTCTTCAAAAAAAGCTTAAAGAAATTGAATTGCCAGAAGAAGTTAGAGAAGATCTTGATAGTGGTGATTGGATGTTTGGACGAGGAGCATCAGATATGAAAAGTGGGGATGCAGTTCATCTTGTAGTATTAAAGGAATTATCTAAAAGAGTTAAGGATATCTCTGGCAATATATTATTTATGTCAAATCCAGTAGAGGAAAATGAGCATAACGGAATTCGTGAAGCTCTTGACACACTTGAAAAGTTAAAGGAAAAATATAGTTTAGAATATACCTTAGCAATAAACAATGATTATATATGTCCAATGTATAAGGGAGATAATACAAGGTATTTATATACTGGAACAGTTGGAAAGCTGTTGCCTGCTTTTTATTTTGTAGGTAAGGAAACTCATGTTGGACAATGTTTTGAAGGAATAAATGCAGATGTAATTGCTTCGGAGGTAATAAATGAAATTGATTTAAATGTAGATTTATGTGATGAATACAATGGAGAGTACACACTTCCGCCTTCAGTTCTAAAGTTTAAGGATTTAAAAGAAAGCTATAATGTTCAAACGCCTTTTTCATCATTTGCATACTTTAATTATACAGTTCATAGTGAATCACCAAAACAAGCGTCAGAAAAATTAAAAAAAGCAGCTAAAAGGGCTTTTGAGAGAGTGATTAAAAGGAATGATGATAGGTACAAAAAATATTGTGAAATGACAAATCAAAAGTACGAACCTCTAAATTTTCAGGCAAAGGTTATAACTTATACACAGTTGTACACCTTAGCTAAAGCTAGATTTTCTGGGGATTTAGACAAAGAAATTAAAAGTTACGAACAAAGGCTTGTTGATAACTATGTGGATATTAGGGAAATATCACTTAGAGTTGTGGATAAAGTTTTTAATATATGGGGAGAGAAGAAACCCTGCATAGTAATGTTTTTTGCACCACCATATTGTCCTCATAATACTTTAAATGTGAAGAATGAAAAGGAAAAGGAAATTATCAATAAAATAAAAGAGTGTGCTCAGCAGTTAAAAGAAAAAGAAGGTATAAATGAAGAATTTAAAGTTATGCAATTCTTCCCTAGCTTATCAGATAGCAGCTATCTTAAAATAGATGATGATAGTGAGGGAATAGAAAGCTTAACCTCTAATTTTCCTGGGTGGGACAGGGTATATGGCGTTCCTGTTCAAAAAATAAAAGATCTTAATATACCAGCAATAAACTACGGATGTTATGGTAAGGATGCTCATAAGTGGACGGAAAGAGTTTATAAGCCATATTCTTTTGAGGTTCTTCCAAAATTAATAATGCTTACAATAGAGAAGTTTTTATAG
- a CDS encoding aspartate aminotransferase family protein, which yields MSSLYERSLKVIPPVAGRATKLGVVRGEGAYLYTEDGRKVLDFASGVAVCNLGHNNPAVIKAAKEQMDKLIHGGHNVVYYESYVKLAEKIVELTGNKTMVYFSNSGAEANEGAIKLAKYITKRQAIISFKGSFHGRTLATTSITGSSSKYRKNYEGLLPSVYFAEYPYCFRCPYKQNKESCNMECISQFEDMFKKLIEPESVAAIIMEPVQGEGGYIVPPKKFLKAVREICDKYGICLIFDEVQCGFGRTGKIFAHENFEVEPDIFTCAKAIASGFPLSAVIGKKELMEKWPAGAHGGTFGGNPVACAASLATIKELESGVLDNANNMGNYLKEELLKLKDKYACIGDIRGIGLMIGMEFCKENNNPDGDIVTFIREVAVNNNLILLGCGTEHNVLRFIAPLTVEKSEIDMAISIVEKGIVEYLNK from the coding sequence ATGAGCAGTTTATATGAAAGAAGTCTTAAGGTTATCCCACCGGTAGCAGGAAGAGCTACAAAACTTGGAGTAGTAAGAGGAGAGGGGGCATACCTTTATACTGAGGATGGTAGAAAGGTCTTGGATTTTGCTAGTGGCGTTGCTGTATGCAACTTAGGGCACAATAATCCAGCGGTTATCAAGGCAGCAAAGGAACAAATGGACAAGCTTATACATGGTGGCCATAATGTTGTCTACTATGAATCATATGTAAAACTTGCGGAAAAAATAGTTGAACTCACAGGTAATAAAACAATGGTTTATTTCAGTAACAGTGGTGCGGAAGCCAATGAAGGAGCTATAAAATTAGCAAAATACATAACTAAAAGGCAGGCTATAATATCTTTTAAAGGATCTTTTCATGGAAGAACTTTAGCTACAACCTCTATAACAGGTTCAAGCTCTAAGTACAGAAAAAATTATGAAGGACTTCTTCCAAGCGTATATTTTGCAGAATATCCATATTGTTTTAGATGCCCGTATAAACAAAATAAAGAAAGCTGCAATATGGAATGCATTAGTCAATTTGAAGATATGTTTAAAAAGCTTATTGAGCCTGAAAGTGTTGCTGCAATTATAATGGAGCCAGTACAAGGAGAGGGAGGCTATATTGTTCCACCTAAAAAGTTCTTAAAAGCTGTTAGAGAAATTTGCGACAAGTATGGAATATGCCTTATTTTTGATGAAGTTCAATGTGGTTTTGGAAGAACGGGAAAAATCTTTGCCCATGAGAACTTTGAAGTAGAGCCAGATATTTTTACTTGTGCAAAGGCAATTGCCTCAGGTTTTCCTTTAAGCGCAGTTATAGGTAAAAAAGAACTTATGGAAAAATGGCCAGCAGGGGCTCATGGTGGAACCTTTGGAGGAAACCCTGTGGCTTGTGCAGCTTCACTTGCGACTATAAAGGAACTAGAAAGTGGAGTTTTAGATAATGCAAATAACATGGGAAATTACTTAAAGGAAGAACTTTTAAAGCTTAAGGACAAATATGCTTGTATAGGAGATATAAGAGGAATTGGACTTATGATAGGTATGGAGTTTTGCAAAGAAAATAATAATCCAGATGGTGATATAGTAACGTTTATTAGAGAAGTTGCAGTAAATAATAATCTAATACTTTTAGGTTGTGGAACAGAGCATAACGTACTTAGATTTATAGCACCACTTACTGTGGAAAAAAGTGAAATAGATATGGCAATATCCATAGTTGAAAAAGGTATTGTAGAATATTTAAATAAGTAA
- a CDS encoding GNAT family N-acetyltransferase, with amino-acid sequence MNKIILESERLLLRPLSFDDLINIEKGTINLIKVHINQNAIFDFTKSAISKKIKKMEKVPKDIHEWYTYWLIVDKNTKSGIGFIGFKGTPDEGGHVEVGYSISCAYRKQGLMTEALSLLSNWASKNPDLKGITACKVLKTNTGSNRVLKNCNFKLASSSEEFNYYLLDIH; translated from the coding sequence ATGAATAAAATAATATTAGAATCAGAAAGACTACTTTTGCGCCCATTGTCCTTTGATGACCTTATAAATATTGAAAAAGGAACTATTAATCTTATTAAAGTCCACATTAATCAAAACGCAATATTTGACTTTACTAAATCAGCAATCTCAAAAAAGATTAAAAAGATGGAGAAAGTACCTAAAGATATACATGAGTGGTATACTTACTGGCTCATTGTAGATAAGAATACCAAAAGTGGCATAGGTTTTATTGGTTTTAAAGGAACTCCAGATGAAGGAGGACACGTAGAAGTAGGTTACAGTATATCTTGTGCTTATAGAAAACAAGGTCTTATGACTGAAGCCCTATCTTTATTATCAAACTGGGCCTCAAAAAATCCTGACCTAAAGGGCATAACTGCTTGTAAGGTTTTAAAAACAAATACTGGCTCTAACAGAGTTCTTAAAAATTGCAATTTTAAGTTAGCTAGTTCTTCAGAAGAATTCAATTATTACCTTCTTGATATACACTAA